Proteins co-encoded in one Sinobacterium norvegicum genomic window:
- a CDS encoding CHASE domain-containing protein, which yields MQSDDDDTIQQPLTSKLIKSDLYIMLIAVMTAAVIFAFIARIEHYQEEQNFNRQSVNIYNAISYQFQRNLDALYSVSDYISNSQHVSREEFSRFGLATLARYHGIKALSWNPVVAGEEREVFIENAREDGHDDFDITARNHQGDLISAPTSQQHVPVLYIEPLAENKPALGYDIASQKNRLSAIELAFNSGQTVSTTRIKLVQNSDEQFGVLILSPVFYPAANGSSLSATPKGVAVEVLRIGDAIKNATSDFDTSALIIQLIDLDAKPEQQLLFANRDRVNHSLSWQQDFQFSQRQWRILVAKATSPPFQHIHVFAILSAITTLLAFYPLIIYRVKSRRYIEHIEHRVERRTCELASAKETAEAANMAKSQFLANMSHEIRTPMNGVLGMSEMLEETVLDEEQRQYLSIIQGSSKLLLTVLNDILDLSKIEAGKFNIERKSFNLKQLISESLSPFLITKNNDIELLSSIAVNCPLFLIGDKIRIQQIITNLLSNAVKFTHQGEVMLSVRCLYSKAGIAYVEFAIRDTGIGISPNNQARLFQAFSQIDGGHNLGGTGLGLTICQNLVELMDGEIHLKSDKETGTTVSFILPLQIDLAPRSSNKNIILDFKQSLRVLVVEDNKVNRLVAEGLLKQLNVICDTAIDGQQAIDLICHQQQRYDLVLMDCDMPIVDGYTASKKIRDWETLNQSPATSIYALSAHVLSEQLEKCYDSGMNGHLAKPITLNILSQTLTDLCR from the coding sequence ATGCAGTCAGATGATGACGACACAATACAGCAACCGCTGACAAGCAAACTGATTAAGTCTGACCTGTATATCATGCTGATCGCAGTCATGACTGCGGCCGTCATCTTTGCCTTTATCGCCAGAATTGAACACTATCAAGAAGAACAAAATTTCAACCGCCAATCAGTCAATATCTATAACGCGATCAGCTATCAATTCCAACGTAACCTCGACGCATTATATTCAGTTTCCGATTACATCAGTAACTCTCAACACGTGAGCCGAGAGGAATTTTCTCGCTTTGGGCTGGCAACACTGGCGCGCTATCATGGGATAAAAGCACTGTCGTGGAATCCTGTTGTAGCGGGAGAAGAGCGTGAGGTATTTATTGAAAACGCGCGCGAGGACGGCCACGACGATTTCGATATTACCGCGCGCAACCATCAGGGAGACTTAATCTCTGCCCCTACCAGCCAACAGCATGTGCCTGTGCTTTACATCGAACCTCTAGCCGAAAACAAGCCCGCCCTTGGCTATGATATAGCGTCCCAGAAAAATCGCCTATCGGCAATCGAGCTCGCCTTCAACAGCGGCCAAACCGTCAGCACCACCCGCATAAAACTCGTGCAAAATAGCGATGAGCAGTTTGGCGTCTTGATATTAAGCCCGGTCTTCTATCCCGCGGCCAACGGCAGCAGTCTTAGCGCCACCCCAAAAGGCGTTGCCGTCGAAGTGTTAAGAATTGGCGACGCCATCAAAAACGCAACGTCAGATTTTGATACCTCTGCCTTAATCATTCAGCTAATCGACCTCGACGCCAAGCCCGAGCAACAATTACTCTTTGCCAACCGCGACCGGGTAAATCATAGTTTGTCGTGGCAACAGGACTTTCAGTTCTCTCAGCGCCAATGGCGTATCTTGGTTGCAAAGGCGACGTCTCCGCCATTCCAGCATATACATGTATTTGCCATCCTCAGTGCGATTACTACCTTGCTGGCATTCTACCCGTTAATTATTTATCGGGTTAAAAGCCGGCGTTATATTGAACATATCGAACACCGGGTTGAACGCCGCACCTGCGAACTGGCCTCCGCTAAAGAGACGGCTGAAGCCGCCAACATGGCCAAAAGCCAATTTCTAGCCAATATGAGTCACGAGATTCGCACCCCTATGAACGGCGTGTTAGGTATGTCTGAAATGCTAGAAGAAACTGTACTCGATGAGGAGCAGCGACAATATTTAAGTATTATTCAGGGCTCGAGTAAATTACTGCTGACAGTACTTAACGACATTCTCGATTTATCTAAAATTGAGGCCGGGAAATTCAACATTGAGCGAAAATCATTTAACCTCAAACAGCTCATCAGTGAATCACTATCCCCCTTTCTTATTACCAAGAATAACGATATCGAGCTGTTGTCCAGCATCGCAGTCAACTGCCCGCTATTTTTAATCGGCGATAAAATTCGCATCCAACAAATCATCACCAACCTACTCAGCAATGCGGTTAAATTCACTCACCAGGGCGAAGTAATGCTATCGGTTCGATGTCTATATAGCAAAGCAGGGATCGCCTATGTAGAGTTCGCAATCCGGGACACCGGCATCGGTATCAGCCCGAACAATCAGGCGCGACTATTTCAAGCCTTCAGCCAAATAGATGGCGGCCACAACTTAGGCGGCACCGGTTTAGGGCTAACCATTTGCCAAAATTTAGTCGAATTGATGGACGGAGAAATACACCTCAAGAGCGACAAAGAAACCGGCACCACGGTTTCTTTTATCCTGCCTCTGCAAATTGATTTAGCACCAAGATCGAGTAATAAAAATATTATTCTTGATTTTAAGCAATCACTACGGGTATTAGTCGTAGAAGATAATAAGGTGAACAGATTGGTGGCGGAAGGCCTATTAAAACAGCTGAACGTCATCTGTGACACAGCCATCGATGGACAGCAAGCAATCGATCTAATTTGCCACCAGCAGCAACGATATGACCTGGTGTTGATGGACTGCGACATGCCGATTGTCGACGGCTATACCGCCAGTAAGAAAATCAGAGACTGGGAGACGCTCAATCAGTCTCCCGCCACCAGTATTTACGCCCTCAGTGCCCATGTATTGTCCGAGCAGTTAGAGAAGTGCTACGACTCGGGAATGAACGGACACCTCGCCAAGCCAATCACTCTTAACATACTCAGCCAAACACTGACTGATCTCTGCCGCTAA
- a CDS encoding HlyD family secretion protein: MKEIMIPYILIIWLLVKFGVIKWNMKSGFWSVAIGVFLSFMLFTSHRFYSPADLSNSTTVKAPHAVLSPAFLQEIDNVYVNHNQEVKKGELIYTLVDVDSQGKIDSIDAKIFANQQSILSLETKMSNNQLNFQRQTELDQFSSQKERDDLGAEVEQNEADIAKLHADISALQADKDVAVWESSRREIRAPFDGQISIVNIAKGTRVGNMQIYDTSKKFVEMRIPDQAYNYIEVGQFAEFYVDAYPGHVFRGKVHSLTTGTGEAQVRRLAGEQQVRQHVGQNMGSHGRTIVLEFEEPEGMTVPIGATGAGWVSATKPHPLFGFIDIIGAATVRLTSMKAYLNAL, translated from the coding sequence ATGAAAGAAATTATGATTCCCTATATTCTCATTATTTGGCTGTTGGTTAAGTTTGGTGTCATTAAGTGGAATATGAAGTCAGGCTTCTGGTCGGTGGCCATTGGTGTCTTCTTGTCGTTTATGCTGTTTACCAGCCATCGCTTCTATTCCCCCGCTGACTTGAGCAACTCAACGACGGTAAAGGCACCGCATGCGGTTTTATCCCCGGCTTTCTTGCAAGAGATTGACAATGTTTACGTTAATCACAACCAAGAGGTAAAGAAGGGCGAGTTGATCTACACCCTGGTCGATGTCGACAGCCAGGGTAAGATTGACTCTATCGATGCCAAGATCTTCGCCAATCAACAATCTATTTTGTCGTTAGAAACGAAGATGTCGAATAACCAGTTAAACTTCCAGCGTCAGACCGAGCTCGATCAGTTCTCCAGCCAAAAAGAGCGTGATGATCTCGGGGCCGAGGTCGAGCAAAACGAGGCCGATATCGCCAAGTTGCATGCGGATATATCTGCCCTGCAGGCGGATAAGGATGTGGCTGTGTGGGAGAGTAGCAGGCGGGAAATCAGAGCGCCGTTTGACGGTCAAATCTCAATTGTTAATATTGCCAAGGGTACCCGGGTGGGTAATATGCAGATCTACGATACCAGTAAGAAATTTGTAGAAATGCGTATTCCTGATCAGGCCTATAACTATATTGAGGTAGGGCAGTTTGCTGAATTCTACGTCGATGCTTATCCCGGTCATGTATTTCGCGGCAAGGTGCATTCGTTGACTACCGGTACCGGTGAAGCACAGGTTAGAAGGCTTGCCGGTGAGCAGCAGGTCAGGCAGCATGTTGGTCAAAATATGGGCTCGCATGGCCGTACAATAGTGCTGGAATTTGAGGAACCCGAGGGGATGACCGTGCCTATCGGCGCCACGGGCGCGGGTTGGGTATCTGCGACAAAGCCCCATCCATTGTTTGGCTTTATCGATATCATTGGCGCAGCCACGGTACGGCTAACCTCTATGAAGGCATATCTAAACGCACTTTAG
- a CDS encoding LysR family transcriptional regulator, giving the protein MKKNNKTKDLFTSLDLNLLRVFLILSQELNTRKTAERLHVSQPAISRSLQKLRNHFGDELFVKSLNGMKPTGKGEQLMQTLPPILNSLSDIVNYHNDFNPSELTGTLKIAIHPLLSIAMANTLFEEIQKQAPKLCVNFLSWNNQTPELLMKNEATCGINYFPIDISKEIIQKPVGNDNFCIYVAEDHPLKGPYISPQDFINYPLATIIIPGWNQAYPLAEVVLSRYGITPTIKLRTEVPKVAFDILAHSDLLLPASSLISPEDTKGLRKLKISKEINMEDIPSQFAVFYHYRNRQNPYHLWLTKLIENELRTLEQGA; this is encoded by the coding sequence ATGAAAAAAAACAACAAAACTAAAGACCTTTTTACCAGCCTTGATCTCAATTTACTGCGCGTTTTTTTAATCCTCTCACAGGAACTCAATACACGAAAAACAGCAGAACGGCTGCATGTCAGCCAACCCGCAATCAGCCGCTCTCTTCAGAAATTAAGAAACCACTTTGGCGATGAACTCTTTGTCAAAAGCCTCAACGGTATGAAGCCGACAGGCAAGGGGGAGCAATTGATGCAGACCCTCCCCCCCATTCTCAACAGTCTGTCTGATATCGTTAATTACCATAATGACTTCAACCCCAGCGAGTTAACGGGAACGCTAAAAATAGCAATCCACCCACTGCTAAGCATTGCTATGGCCAATACATTATTTGAAGAGATTCAGAAGCAGGCGCCCAAGTTGTGTGTCAATTTCCTCAGCTGGAATAATCAAACGCCGGAACTGTTGATGAAGAACGAGGCCACCTGCGGCATCAATTACTTTCCCATCGACATTTCCAAAGAGATTATCCAGAAGCCTGTTGGCAACGATAATTTCTGTATTTATGTGGCCGAGGACCACCCGCTAAAAGGCCCTTACATATCGCCTCAAGATTTCATCAACTACCCACTGGCCACTATTATTATTCCAGGCTGGAACCAAGCATACCCTCTCGCCGAAGTCGTCCTGTCACGATATGGCATTACGCCGACGATAAAATTGCGCACAGAAGTCCCCAAAGTCGCCTTCGACATTCTTGCTCACAGCGATTTATTACTCCCTGCATCCAGCCTCATCAGCCCTGAGGACACCAAGGGACTGCGCAAACTTAAGATTTCAAAAGAAATTAATATGGAAGATATACCCAGTCAATTTGCCGTTTTTTACCACTACCGCAACCGCCAAAACCCTTATCATCTTTGGCTTACAAAGCTAATCGAGAACGAGCTACGAACCCTTGAGCAGGGTGCTTAG
- a CDS encoding MipA/OmpV family protein translates to MTQLSSRFLSVIFIILLPLDALAQGSYRNLDPEDRSGELSLGFSLRPQTSPYLGEDYRRDWQPMFIYTGETFFFNTNEAGWHLIDNDDWQLDLYAGYFYGGYNEHSIFWSETGRDDDDALDGMSRRDAWESGFALTRKTDYGRFKLDLNADISGAHEGYTASAEWSKVFRFNRWQVEPWFAYQLFNDDKSNYYFGVREDEATDTRNAYKIDEATDNWEIGTAFRYQAAQHHYFGLNLYYTIYDNKILDSPIVEESTILTANINYRYEFNDLSNPGPDGDVYNFFFNNPNPWSMRVAYGYTTDSSFMDIVRGEFERNDDGTSMGSVFLSRQLTERFMWLPIEGWAQAGVARRFENDIQGDFNEYVFAFKAYFTKFPWSNTVKTRFGFAEGLSYATKVPAVEQRRNDDRDRNTSHLLNYLDYSWDVSIGDIFRQKDLKDCFFGFSIHHRSGIFASSDLYGNVNGGSNVNTLYVECIRS, encoded by the coding sequence ATGACCCAACTTAGCTCTCGATTCCTCAGTGTAATCTTTATTATTCTCCTGCCATTAGATGCCCTAGCGCAGGGCAGCTATCGCAACCTTGACCCTGAAGACCGCAGCGGTGAGCTCTCTCTGGGCTTTAGCTTACGACCCCAAACATCACCCTATCTAGGTGAAGACTATCGCCGCGACTGGCAACCCATGTTCATCTATACCGGCGAAACTTTTTTCTTCAACACCAATGAGGCCGGCTGGCATTTAATCGATAACGATGACTGGCAGCTTGATCTCTACGCCGGCTATTTTTATGGCGGCTATAACGAGCACAGCATATTTTGGAGCGAGACCGGACGTGACGACGACGATGCTCTCGATGGCATGAGCCGAAGAGATGCCTGGGAGTCGGGCTTTGCCCTCACCCGTAAAACCGATTATGGACGTTTTAAATTAGATCTCAACGCAGATATCAGTGGCGCCCACGAAGGCTATACAGCCTCTGCCGAGTGGTCAAAGGTGTTTCGCTTTAACCGCTGGCAGGTCGAACCATGGTTTGCCTATCAACTGTTTAATGATGACAAATCCAATTATTACTTTGGCGTAAGAGAGGATGAGGCAACCGATACCCGTAATGCCTACAAAATTGATGAGGCAACCGATAACTGGGAGATCGGCACCGCCTTCCGCTACCAAGCTGCTCAACACCATTATTTCGGACTAAACCTCTATTACACCATCTATGACAATAAAATCCTCGACAGCCCGATTGTAGAAGAGTCCACCATATTGACGGCTAATATAAACTACCGCTACGAATTTAACGACCTCTCCAACCCTGGACCCGATGGCGATGTTTACAACTTTTTCTTCAACAACCCCAACCCCTGGTCTATGCGTGTTGCATACGGATATACCACCGACAGCTCCTTTATGGATATTGTCCGCGGCGAATTCGAACGTAACGATGATGGTACCAGTATGGGCAGTGTTTTCCTAAGCCGGCAGCTCACCGAACGCTTCATGTGGCTGCCGATAGAGGGCTGGGCTCAAGCCGGTGTCGCACGGCGATTTGAAAATGATATTCAGGGCGATTTTAATGAATACGTCTTTGCCTTTAAGGCCTACTTCACTAAGTTCCCCTGGTCAAATACTGTAAAAACACGATTTGGCTTTGCTGAAGGGCTTTCATACGCGACCAAAGTCCCCGCAGTTGAACAACGACGCAATGATGACAGAGACAGAAACACCAGCCACTTATTAAACTATTTGGATTACAGCTGGGATGTCAGCATCGGTGATATTTTTCGACAAAAAGATCTAAAGGATTGTTTTTTTGGTTTCTCGATACACCATCGCTCTGGCATTTTCGCCAGCTCTGACCTCTATGGTAATGTCAACGGCGGCTCGAACGTTAACACTCTGTATGTCGAATGCATCAGAAGCTAA
- a CDS encoding Yip1 family protein: MILDHTIGIFTNPDKEWAAIRKQDRSMLAEFLTHVPLLVLIPTICFYYGVSQVGWTATEGGEVIRLSSESAMVLCVLSYGAALVGIWVFGMFINWMAETYSDEKINSHHGMALSVYSTTPIMLAGAAGAFPSIWFNAAAMLVAGAYSVFLIYRGMPILMNIPEERAFMYSSSVITVALVMLVTLRVATVIVWSAGVGPEYVAI; this comes from the coding sequence ATGATTTTGGATCACACAATTGGTATTTTCACCAACCCTGATAAAGAGTGGGCAGCAATACGAAAGCAGGATCGTTCAATGCTTGCCGAGTTTTTAACCCATGTACCGCTGTTGGTACTCATTCCCACCATTTGTTTTTACTACGGCGTTAGTCAGGTTGGTTGGACGGCGACGGAAGGCGGTGAAGTTATTCGCCTGTCGAGTGAAAGCGCTATGGTGCTTTGCGTATTAAGTTATGGTGCGGCGCTCGTCGGTATCTGGGTTTTTGGCATGTTTATTAACTGGATGGCTGAAACTTATTCGGATGAAAAAATTAACAGCCATCACGGCATGGCGCTGTCTGTGTACAGCACCACGCCCATCATGCTGGCTGGTGCCGCTGGTGCATTTCCCTCTATCTGGTTTAATGCCGCGGCAATGCTGGTGGCTGGTGCCTATTCGGTGTTCTTGATTTACCGAGGCATGCCCATATTGATGAACATCCCCGAGGAGAGGGCTTTTATGTATTCATCCTCGGTGATTACGGTGGCGTTGGTGATGCTGGTGACGCTTCGCGTTGCCACGGTGATTGTATGGTCTGCGGGTGTAGGCCCAGAGTACGTTGCTATATAA
- a CDS encoding cytochrome P450 translates to MTAQETLPPIEQVYNPTSKEYCENPVPQCLALGNRGPLVWYEPWQAWIMTQMPDIMACWKQEYLSSDFYDWEFAPARPAEESWGNFERALIGHSLVADHDHHRLVRRVTAPAFSRNVVDEIQRRIEPDIQKLFDDLGQPESFDYIEEVAQHIPFISITRMVGIPEKYWEAIKPVIMNFTETWNPTISEERRNAAVEQSNQAIEILKTIIDERRSQPAENDFLSVLLKIEEENDKFDEWDIITLILALIGAGADTTLVGQQWTIYSLLKHKDQIETALATPDAFANTFSEVSRWGVISKMGFARYAPETMEILGQQVRKGQMVLMMPHLDRHNPELFPEPEKFDVTRKFDPDVLFGYGPRFCVGAALAKRQLYLTAQELHKRFPNAELAYEPERDDTDHNAIVFKKLMIKTNC, encoded by the coding sequence ATGACGGCGCAAGAAACATTGCCTCCTATCGAGCAGGTATATAACCCCACCTCAAAAGAATACTGTGAGAACCCAGTACCGCAGTGCCTGGCTCTGGGTAACAGAGGCCCGTTAGTTTGGTATGAGCCTTGGCAGGCTTGGATTATGACCCAAATGCCTGACATCATGGCCTGCTGGAAGCAGGAATACCTGTCCTCCGATTTCTACGACTGGGAATTTGCCCCCGCCCGCCCGGCAGAAGAGTCCTGGGGGAATTTTGAGCGCGCTCTTATTGGCCACAGCCTGGTTGCCGACCACGACCACCATCGCCTGGTACGACGCGTTACCGCACCCGCCTTCTCGCGCAATGTTGTCGATGAGATACAACGTCGTATTGAGCCGGATATCCAAAAGTTATTTGATGATCTTGGTCAACCTGAAAGCTTCGATTATATCGAAGAAGTCGCCCAGCACATCCCCTTCATCTCGATTACTCGCATGGTCGGCATCCCCGAAAAATATTGGGAGGCCATCAAACCGGTTATCATGAATTTCACCGAGACCTGGAACCCAACGATTTCCGAAGAACGCCGTAACGCCGCCGTTGAACAGAGCAACCAGGCAATTGAGATACTCAAAACCATCATCGATGAACGTCGCAGCCAACCGGCAGAAAACGATTTTCTCAGTGTGCTACTGAAGATTGAAGAAGAGAACGATAAATTTGACGAATGGGATATTATCACGCTGATTCTTGCCTTGATTGGAGCCGGCGCAGATACCACCTTGGTCGGTCAACAGTGGACTATTTATTCGCTGCTGAAGCACAAAGATCAAATTGAAACGGCATTAGCCACCCCCGATGCCTTTGCCAATACCTTCAGTGAAGTCAGCCGTTGGGGCGTGATTTCCAAGATGGGGTTTGCCCGTTATGCACCTGAGACAATGGAAATTTTGGGGCAGCAAGTGCGCAAGGGGCAGATGGTACTGATGATGCCCCACCTCGACAGACACAACCCAGAGCTGTTCCCCGAACCGGAAAAATTCGACGTCACCCGTAAATTTGATCCCGACGTGCTATTCGGATACGGCCCCCGCTTCTGCGTCGGTGCCGCCCTCGCCAAGCGCCAACTCTATCTCACCGCTCAAGAGCTCCATAAGCGCTTCCCCAATGCTGAGCTAGCGTATGAGCCAGAGCGTGATGATACCGACCATAATGCCATTGTTTTTAAGAAGCTGATGATCAAGACTAACTGCTAA
- a CDS encoding ABC transporter ATP-binding protein, giving the protein MFNFFEKLINPFPAEHPTEPPKGMVAFCRHYSRGMEPYLIIMAVLTAFTAIGEAMLYGILGQLVDWFSSQDKENFIANQWPLLLTMAIFVMVVMPIAVILKSMIVHQTLLGNYPMRIRWQAHRYMLNQSYNFFQHEFSGRIATKVMQTALAVRESVMKLLDVMLFAIIYLTTMVILVAAADWRLSIPLLIWLLGYITTLRHFLPKLKDISTTQADARSLMTGRIVDSYTNILTLKLFSHHRREADYVKEGMRGFLDTVHPQMRLVTKLNASVWILNMLLISSTTALGIHFWLQDLISAGAIAIALSLALRLMGMSNWIMWEVSNLFEQIGTVQDGINTLSQGNEVSDAATAKALKIDAAAIDFNRVDFAYNEQNIVFKRLNIAIAGGEKVGIVGRSGAGKSSLVNLLLRFYDIHQGEICIDGQNIAEVQQESLRSQIAMVTQDTSLLHRSVRENILFGRPSASEEEMIAAAKKAEAHEFILSLSDNEGRSGYDAQVGERGVTLSGGQRQRIAIARVLLKNAPILILDEATSALDSEVESFIQHNLNQLMDGKTVIAIAHRLSTIAAMDRLIVFDDGVIVEQGSHQELIAQQGIYAQLWAKQSGGFV; this is encoded by the coding sequence ATGTTCAATTTTTTTGAAAAACTGATTAACCCGTTCCCCGCTGAGCACCCGACCGAGCCTCCCAAGGGGATGGTGGCTTTTTGCCGGCATTACAGTCGAGGCATGGAACCCTATCTGATTATCATGGCAGTGCTTACCGCCTTTACCGCCATCGGTGAGGCCATGTTATACGGTATTCTCGGCCAGTTGGTCGACTGGTTTAGCAGCCAAGATAAAGAAAACTTTATCGCCAACCAATGGCCACTACTGCTGACCATGGCCATTTTTGTCATGGTCGTCATGCCTATTGCCGTCATATTAAAATCAATGATTGTCCATCAAACACTGCTGGGCAATTACCCTATGCGCATACGCTGGCAAGCGCACCGCTATATGCTGAACCAGAGTTACAACTTCTTTCAACATGAATTTTCAGGCAGAATCGCCACCAAGGTCATGCAAACCGCCCTCGCCGTACGCGAGTCGGTGATGAAACTGCTCGATGTCATGCTATTTGCCATTATCTACTTAACCACCATGGTCATCTTGGTTGCCGCTGCCGACTGGCGACTCAGCATTCCGCTGCTTATCTGGCTGTTGGGCTATATCACCACGCTGCGTCATTTCTTACCCAAGTTGAAAGATATATCAACCACCCAGGCCGATGCTCGCTCGCTGATGACCGGCCGTATTGTCGACAGCTATACCAACATCCTCACCCTCAAGCTGTTTTCCCACCACCGCCGTGAGGCCGATTATGTGAAAGAAGGCATGAGGGGGTTTCTCGACACCGTCCACCCTCAAATGCGGCTGGTCACCAAGCTCAACGCCAGTGTTTGGATCCTCAATATGCTGTTAATTTCCTCAACCACGGCACTGGGTATCCATTTCTGGCTACAGGACCTGATCAGTGCCGGCGCCATTGCTATCGCGCTGAGCCTAGCGCTACGGCTGATGGGAATGTCAAACTGGATAATGTGGGAGGTGAGCAACTTATTCGAACAGATCGGCACCGTGCAAGACGGTATTAACACTTTGTCTCAGGGTAATGAAGTCAGCGATGCAGCCACTGCCAAAGCACTGAAGATCGACGCCGCGGCAATTGATTTCAATCGTGTTGATTTCGCCTATAACGAACAAAACATTGTCTTCAAGAGGCTTAACATAGCCATCGCTGGTGGAGAGAAAGTCGGTATTGTTGGGCGCTCCGGCGCGGGGAAATCCAGCCTGGTCAATCTGCTGCTACGGTTTTACGATATACATCAGGGCGAGATTTGTATCGATGGACAAAACATTGCCGAGGTACAACAGGAAAGCCTGCGCAGCCAGATCGCCATGGTCACCCAGGACACCTCACTGCTGCATCGTTCGGTGCGTGAAAACATATTATTCGGTCGCCCCTCTGCCAGCGAAGAAGAGATGATTGCCGCCGCCAAAAAAGCCGAGGCCCATGAGTTCATTCTCAGCCTCAGCGATAATGAAGGCCGTAGCGGCTATGATGCACAGGTTGGCGAGCGGGGTGTTACCCTTTCTGGCGGCCAGCGCCAGCGCATTGCCATCGCCAGAGTATTGCTCAAAAACGCGCCCATTTTGATCTTGGATGAAGCCACCTCGGCATTGGATTCCGAGGTTGAGAGCTTTATCCAGCACAACCTCAATCAGCTGATGGACGGGAAAACAGTGATTGCCATCGCGCATCGGCTCTCGACCATAGCCGCTATGGACCGACTCATTGTGTTCGATGATGGCGTGATTGTCGAACAGGGCAGCCACCAGGAGTTGATCGCACAACAGGGGATTTATGCCCAGCTGTGGGCCAAACAATCTGGTGGCTTTGTCTAG